The Gasterosteus aculeatus chromosome 17, fGasAcu3.hap1.1, whole genome shotgun sequence genome includes a window with the following:
- the tnfrsf1b gene encoding tumor necrosis factor receptor superfamily member 1B: protein MKEILVVLLLLHVQTLKVCSQPYQADSDGNCLNSTTEYLLDDTNLCCKKCPPGHRQSEKCSETTETVCERCQPRLFIESWNYSPNCFSCTQCKEKKGLKEAQVCSPTENSRCVCQPGMFCSMGFDDPFCTACSKYRSCRPGFGVSMQGTADRDVRCTRCPSGTFSDTLSSTTPCLSHADCNGRVVAKKGNATSDNVCEPRAFAHTARPPTLTRRPMDALGFVATRTVSATSDSEAARGQTEASLSISTSYSRPEISPRPPDPPPDQNTATGKILAAVIAGVIGLLLFCISIVLVFFCKPVRKKDDAARFHPKVDGNGNCHRVDNLDQDYLGETYLNYIKVPTPEHQCLLQRGETCSDHSQCSNNTDTLTQTDGSSSQESVGPLQSTLALHSPLSVPSDPMTLLSHTEAATPQPNVPTQSTSQPTSPQVISPVTTSPHVNVNITFHIENRSCGTPSVTPTDLMQVDPKLPFGEEEESFSIPHQEAGKQSLMSVQESDSYRA, encoded by the exons ATGAAGGAGATTCTTGTagtgctgcttctgctgcatgTTCAGACTCTTAAG GTCTGCTCTCAGCCTTACCAGGCGGACTCAGATGGAAACTGTCTCAACTCAACGACAGAGTACCTGTTGGACGATACAAACCTGTGCTGCAAGAAATGCCCCCCTG GACACCGGCAGAGTGAAAAATGCTCCGAAACTACTGAGACTGTGTGTGAACGATGCCAACCACGCCTGTTCATAGAGAGCTGGAACTACTCTCCGAACTGCTTCTCCTGTACCCAATGCAAAGAGA AGAAAGGGCTGAAGGAAGCCCAGGTCTGCTCCCCTACTGAAAATTCAAGGTGTGTGTGCCAACCTGGCATGTTTTGCAGCATGGGATTTGATGACCCGTTCTGCACAGCATGTAGCAAGTACAGGTCGTGCAGGCCCGGTTTTGGAGTGTCCATGCAAG GGACAGCCGACAGAGATGTGAGGTGCACACGGTGCCCCAGCGGGACGTTCTCTGACACACTCTCCTCCACGACGCCCTGTCTGTCACACGCCGA CTGTAACGGACGGGTTGTCGCCAAGAAAGGCAACGCCACCTCGGACAACGTGTGTGAACCGCGGGCTTTTGCACACACCGCGCGGCCTCCGACGTTAACGCGAAGGCCTATGGATGCGCTTGGGTTCGTTGCCACGAGAACCGTCTCAGCAACCTCAGACTCCGAGGCTGCACGTGGACAGACAGAGGCCTCACTGTCTATTAGCACATCGTATTCAAGGCCAGAAATAAGCCCTCGGCCACCAGACCCGCCACCAGACCAAAATACCGCCACCGGCAAAATACTGG CTGCAGTCATTGCCGGTGTGATTGGGTTATTACTGTTCTGCATCTCTATCGTCCTGGTGTTCTTTTGTAAACCAGTCCGGAAGAAAG ACGACGCAGCAAGATTTCATCCTAAGGTAGATGGAAATGGAAATTGTCACAGAGTTGATAAT CTCGATCAGGACTATTTGGGGGAAACCTATCTGAATTATATCAAAGTACCCACACCAGAACATCAGTGTCTGCTGCAGAGAGGGGAAACCTGCAGTGACCACAGTCAGTGCAGTAACAACACTGACACTTTGACGCAAACAGACGGCTCCAGCAGCCAGGAGTCCGTCGGGCCTTTGCAATCCACACTAGCTCTCCACAGTCCACTCTCCGTCCCGTCGGATCCCATGACGTTACTTTCCCATACGGAAGCTGCCACTCCGCAGCCAAACGTCCCCACGCAGTCCACCTCCCAGCCCACCAGCCCCCAGGTCATCAGCCCTGTGACCACCAGCCCCCACGTCAACGTCAACATCACTTTCCACATTGAAAATAGGTCCTGTGGGACACCGTCTGTCACGCCCACGGACTTGATGCAAGTTGACCCCAAACTCCCctttggagaggaggaggagtcattTAGCATCCCACATCAAGAAGCCGGCAAACAATCACTGATGTCAGTGCAGGAGAGTGACAGTTACAGAGCATGA
- the miip gene encoding migration and invasion inhibitory protein, whose amino-acid sequence MSSVDRLDVLRHRNKDLLNRLKQQREELERLGGCSRSRKRGREDEAEDRREPAGVLTGGHRGAALARPTVRFADTCARQTGASHDSTPALSSTCRRGTADHAAPSGLSRDRDRHPFTHSRLQRVDPSATKSCLVNHSKEQMGLKEPGHSAQSEVCSRVIFLPDECEGTSASDRHRLQPLLGYDWIAGVLDAEDSLIERSDEFFNDLHTFRSLNKDKCVHSKQAEFPEENHSLLPLLSDKNHPEANKHTHQCTFSYRINSRLFPVPLHAKECCPVCKEHKSSHPHTSAEPALIRVSIPRSTLLPPYKYKAHRRCSFDPSDSLGLPSHCLSGWSNTGQSTLPPPSSLDLRSSLHTKSSTESQDKELEELNAPKVSGKIADQIPEVSRLARHNFQHFSSKRKRGTMFYPLH is encoded by the exons atgtcctCCGTAGACCGACTGGACGTTTTGCGGCACCGTAACAAAGATTTATTGAACCGATTGAAGCAGCAGCGAGAGGAGCTCGAGCGGCTCGGCGGCTGCAGTCGGAGCcgcaagagagggagagaagacgaGGCGGAGGACAGGCGGGAGCCAGCAGGCGTCCTCACCGGTGGACACCGAGGTGCCGCCCTCGCCAGACCTACTGTAAGATTTGCAG ATACATGTGCGAGACAAACAGGAGCCAGCCATGATTCAACACCTGCTTTGAGCTCCACATGCAGAAGAGGCACTGCTGACCATGCAGCCCCATCCGGCCTTTCCAGAGACCGCGACAGACATCCCTTCACACACAGCAGGCTGCAGCGAGTGGATCCATCAGCCACAAAGTCCTGTCTAGTAAATCACAGCAAAGAACAGATGGGACTGAAGGAGCCAGGACACTCTGCTCAG AGCGAGGTTTGCAGTCGAGTCATATTTCTGCCTGATGAATGTGAAGGGACATCCGCCTCAGACCGGCATCGCTTGCAGCCATTACTCGGATACGACTGGATAGCAG GAGTCCTGGATGCTGAGGACTCCTTGATAGAGCGCTCTGATGAGTTCTTCAATGACCTGCACACGTTTCGATCGCTCAATAAAGACAAGTGTGTCCACAGCAAACAAGCGGA ATTTCCTGAAGAGAACCATTCACTCCTGCCGCTGCTCTCAGACAAGAACCATCCAGAGGCTAACAAGCATACTCACCAAT GTACGTTTTCTTACAGGATTAACAGCAGACTGTTTCCTGTCCCACTTCACGCTAAGGAGTGCTGCCCGGTGTGCAAAGAGCACAAATCATCCCATCCTCACACGAGCGCTGAGCCGGCTCTCATCAG GGTCAGCATCCCTCGCTCGACCCTCTTGCCACCATACAAGTACAAAGCCCATCGACGATGCAGTTTTGACCCCTCTGATAGTTTGGGGTTACCATCG CACTGTCTCTCAGGCTGGTCCAACACAGGTCAGAGCACCCTGCCGCCGCCCAGCAGCCTCGATTTGCGCAGCAGTCTGCATACAAAGAGCTCCACAGAGTCGCAAGACAAGGAACTGGAG GAACTCAATGCACCCAAAGTGTCTGGTAAAATCGCCGACCAGATCCCTGAGGTGTCCCGTTTGGCTCGTCACAACTTCCAACACTTTTCTTCCAAAAGAAAACGAGGAACCATGTTTTACCCTTTGCACTGA
- the mmel1 gene encoding membrane metallo-endopeptidase-like 1 has product MGKSESQMDIMEKSSKSGKRRWTFAEIGLSVLLLLVSCALAGLIVLYTSIVKEQSTKKSVSRSSTGEGQLFRSGHNSVCTTADCVTAAARLLQNMDDSVKPCDNFYQYACGGWLERHVIPETSSRHSVFDILRDKLEIVLKGVLETENGQDRNAIKKAKVLYNSCMNETVIEQRDSQPLLKLIESIGDWPVASDAWNTTTEEAWSLEDTLAKLTARFHKKALLDMYVWTDDRDSRRHIIYIDQPGLGMPSRDYYFNDGNYKKVREAYLHFMVSIAKITREDRNLTQDEDRVWEEMMQVLELETDIANATSPAEERQDVTVLYYKTTLGELQSTFSFNGFNWTQFIQGVLSSASVELKLEEEVVVYSSPYLEKMNNVLPRHSVRTMQNYLAWQLIIDRVNSLSRRFKDARARYRKTLYGTTVEDAWWRECVRYVQSSMENAVGALYVRETFAGESKQMVSDLIGKIQKAYVETLEELSWMDSPSKEKAREKAMAIKEHIGYPDHILQETNLKLDQEYAHLNFSEEYYFENILENLKSDAHKSLKKLREPVDPDLWIIGAAVVNAFYSPNRNQIVFPAGILQPPFFSKQQHQALNFGGIGMVIGHEITHGFDDNGRNFDRDGNMLNWWSNYSAEHFKEQSKCMVQQYGNFNWKLAGGQNVSGISTLGENIADNGGVRQAFKAYLKLVETEGEEPRLPGLDMDHKQLFFLNFAQVWCGAYRPEYASQSIKTDSHSPWEYRVLGSLQNFEAFSEAFQCQKGSKMNPKQKCRVW; this is encoded by the exons ATGGGCAAATCGGAAAGCCAAATGGATATCATGGAGAAATCAAGTAAATCAGGAAAGCGTCGTTGGACCTTCGCAGAAATCGGTCTGTCtgttctgctgctgttggtCAGCTGTGCCTTGGCCGGACTGATAGTCCTCTACACATCGATTGTGAAAG AACAATCTACCAAGAAGAGTGTGTCAAGGAGCTCAACAGGTGAAG GCCAGCTGTTTCGCTCCGGCCACAACAGTGTGTGCACAACCGCGGACTGTGTTACTGCAG CTGCTCGGCTCTTGCAGAACATGGATGATTCTGTAAAGCCCTGCGATAATTTCTACCAGTATGCTTGCGGGGGTTGGCTGGAGAGACACGTTATCCCGGAGACGAGCTCCCGCCACAGCGTCTTTGACATTTTGAGGGACAAGCTGGAGATTGTCCTCAAAG GCGTTCTTGAGACTGAGAATGGACAGGACAGAAACGCCATCAAGAAGGCCAAAGTCCTTTACAACTCCTGCATGAACGAGA CCGTCATAGAGCAGCGTGACTCGCAGCCCCTCCTGAAGCTCATTGAGAGTATCGGAGACTGGCCCGTGGCGTCAGATGCCTGGAACACCACTACAG aggaagcGTGGAGCCTTGAGGACACACTGGCAAAGCTTACCGCTCGTTTCCACAAGAAGGCTCTGCTGGACATGTACGTGTGGACGGACGACCGAGATTCTCGGCGCCACATCATTTAT ATTGACCAACCAGGACTCGGCATGCCGTCAAGAGACTATTATTTCAATGATGGAAACTACAAAAAG GTTCGAGAGGCCTACCTGCATTTCATGGTTTCTATTGCGAAGATAACCCGTGAGGACAGGAACTTGACTCAGGATGAGGACCGCGTGTGGGAGGAAATGATGCAAGtgctggagctggagacggACATCGCCAAT GCCACATCGCCAGCAGAGGAGCGCCAAGATGTGACTGTTCTCTACTACAAGACGACACTGGGAGAGCTGCAGAGCACATTCAGCTTTAAT GGTTTTAACTGGACACAATTTATTCAAGGCGTTCTGTCCAGTGCGTCTGTTGAGCTGAAGctagaggaggaggtggtggtttACAGCTCCCCGTACCTTGAGAAGATGAACAATGTTCTTCCCAGACACAGTGTCCG AACTATGCAGAATTACCTCGCCTGGCAACTCATCATCGACAGAGTTAACAGCTTAAGTCGCCGCTTCAAAGACGCCAGAGCCCGTTACAGAAAG ACTCTCTATGGGACCACTGTGGAGGACGCTTGGTGGCGAGAATGTGTCCGTTATgtccagagcagcatggagaacGCAGTCGGAGCTCTGTACGTGCGGGAAACCTTTGCTGGTGAAAGTAAACAAATG GTCAGTGACCTTATCGGTAAGATCCAGAAAGCCTACGTGGAAACACTGGAGGAGTTGAGCTGGATGGATTCTCCCTCAAAGGAGAAGGCAAGAGAGAAG GCCATGGCGATCAAGGAGCACATTGGCTATCCAGACCATATTCTGCAGGAGACCAACCTGAAGCTCGACCAGGAGTACGCTCAT CTGAATTTTAGTGAAGAATACTACTTTGAGAACATCCTGGAGAACCTGAAGTCTGATGCACATAAGAGTCTAAAGAAGCTCCGAGAACCAGTTGACCCTGACTT GTGGATCATTGGTGCTGCCGTGGTGAATGCATTCTACTCACCCAACAGAAACCAGATTG TGTTCCCGGCAGGAATCCTGCAGCCGCCCTTCTTCagcaaacagcagcaccagGCCCTTAACTTTGGTGGAATAGGAATGGTCATCGGACATGAGATCACACATGGATTTGATGACAACG GGCGTAATTTTGACAGGGACGGAAACATGCTAAACTGGTGGAGTAATTACTCTGCTGAGCATTTTAAAGAGCAGTCCAAGTGCATGGTGCAACAATACGGCAACTTTAACTGGAAGCTGGCGGGTGGACAAAAC GTCAGTGGAATCAGCACTTTGGGGGAGAATATTGCAGACAACGGAGGCGTTCGTCAAGCATTTAAG GCTTATCTGAAGTTGGTGGAGACGGAGGGCGAGGAGCCTCGTCTACCTGGTCTAGACATGGATCACaagcagcttttctttcttaacTTTGCCCAA GTGTGGTGTGGGGCTTATCGGCCTGAATATGCCAGCCAGTCCATCAAGACCGACTCGCACAGTCCATGGGAGTACAG GGTGCTTGGATCCCTCCAGAATTTTGAAGCCTTCTCAGAAGCTTTTCAGTGCCAAAAGGGCAGTAAAATGAACCCCAAGCAGAAGTGTCGCGTCTGGTAG